A genomic region of Eucalyptus grandis isolate ANBG69807.140 chromosome 5, ASM1654582v1, whole genome shotgun sequence contains the following coding sequences:
- the LOC104430948 gene encoding F-box protein CPR1-like, with product MESPFITEILNRLPVKSLLQCRCVCTRWRCLIDSRPFMESHLNRSIESSTNLCFCCRGSSSLYCIDLVSPGDVVEIEYPLRWKRIKALGSCRGLLCISKPDVRDVAIWNPFTRRHKFLPPTDTQIGGGLYPSACVHGFGYDDENDDYVLLRLIQTFEEPIESVVSIYSLRANEWRQLQKMPYYLVSTRKMMGVFVHGRLHWLMKRELA from the exons ATGGAGAGTCCTTTTATCACCGAGATACTGAACCGATTGCCGGTGAAGTCGCTGCTCCAGTGCAGGTGCGTTTGCACACGGTGGCGTTGCTTGATAGACAGCCGTCCCTTCATGGAGTCGCACCTGAATCGGTCGATCGAGTCAAGCACGAATCTCTGCTTCTGCTGCAGGGGTTCCTCAAGCCTCTACTGTATCGATCTGGTTTCCCCGGGTGACGTGGTGGAGATAGAGTACCCTCTCAGGTGGAAGCGGATCAAGGCGCTAGGGTCTTGCCGTGGGTTACTTTGCATTTCTAAACCGGATGTCCGTGACGTTGCTATTTGGAATCCCTTCACTAGGAGGCATAAGTTCTTGCCTCCTACAGATACTCAGATAGGCGGTGGATTGTATCCCTCTGCTTGCGTTCATGGATTTGGTTATGATGATGAGAATGATGATTATGTGTTGTTGAGGCTGATTCAGACCTTTGAAGAACCAATTGAATCTGTGGTTAGTATCTATAGTTTGAGAGCTAACGAGTGGAGGCAGCTCCAGAAGATGCCATACTATCTGGTCTCGACACGCAAAATGATGGGGGTTTTTGTGCACGGCCGTCTGCACTGGTTGATGAAACGCGAGCTG GCTTGA